A window of Numenius arquata chromosome 6, bNumArq3.hap1.1, whole genome shotgun sequence contains these coding sequences:
- the VASH1 gene encoding tubulinyl-Tyr carboxypeptidase 1: MPMPGGGGAAGAARRPPSGEAAAAARDEEQQEEEGEEDLRDGGVPFFVNRGGLPVDEPTWERMWRHVGRIHPEGERVAQRIRGAADLPKIPIPSVPAFQPSTPIPERLEAVQRYIRELQYNHTGTQFFEIKKSRPLTGLMDLAKEMTKEALPIKCLEAVILGIYLTNNMTTLDRFPISFKTHFSGNYFRHIVLGVNFGGRYGALGISRREELMYKAPVFRTLSELIFDFEEAYRRCWHTLKKVKLGHCVSHDPHSVEQIEWKHSILDLDKLTREDFRKELERHARDMRLKIGKGTGPPSPTKDRKKDVSSPQRGQASPHRRNSRGDRRPSGEKKPADSKAMPDLNGYQIRV; encoded by the exons ATGCCGatgccggggggcggcggggccgcgggcgcCGCCAGGCGACCCCCGtccggcgaggcggcggcggccgcgcgggacgaggagcagcaggaggaggagggcgaggaGGATCTCCGCGACGGCGGCGTCCCCTTCTTCGTCAACCGCGGCGGGCTGCCCGTGGACGAGCCCACCTGGGAGCGGATGTGGCGGCATGTGGGCAGGATCCATCCCGAGGGGGAGCGGGTGGCGCAGAGGATCCGGGGCGCCGCCGACCTGCCCAAG ATTCCCATACCAAGTGTGCCTGCATTCCAGCCGTCCACCCCGATCCCTGAGCGCCTGGAAGCTGTACAGCGCTACATCAGGGAGCTTCA GTACAATCACACTGGGACACAATTCTTTGAGATTAAGAAGAGCAGACCTCTGACTGG GCTGATGGACCTGGCCAAAGAAATGACCAAAGAGGCCCTGCCAATAAAATGCCTGGAAGCTGTGATCCTGGGAAT TTACCTCACCAACAACATGACCACGCTGGACCGTTTCCCCATCAGCTTCAAAACCCACTTCTCAGGGAACTACTTCCGACACATTGTGCTGGGGGTGAACTTTGGAGGCCGCTATGGGGCACTGGGCATCAGCCGCCGTGAGGAGCTCATGTATAAAGCACCCGTCTTCCGCACACTGAGTGAACTCATCTTTGACTTTGAGGAGGCATATCGCCGCTGCTGGCACACTCTCAAAAAGGTGAAGCTGGGCCACTGTGTGTCCCATGACCCACACAGCGTGGAGCAGATTGAGTGGAAGCACTCCATCCTGGATCTAGACAAGCTGACCCGGGAAGACTTCCGCAAAGAGCTTGAGAGACATGCCCGTGATATGAGGTTGAAG ATTGGCAAAGGAACTGGGCCACCATCTCCCAccaaggacagaaagaaagatgTCTCCTCCCCACAGAGAGGTCAGGCCAGCCCCCACCGGCGCAACAGTCGTGGGGACCGACG GCCATCTGGTGAGAAGAAGCCTGCTGATTCCAAAGCCATGCCAGACCTCAATGGGTACCAGATCCGGGTGTGA